A window of Falco cherrug isolate bFalChe1 chromosome 11, bFalChe1.pri, whole genome shotgun sequence genomic DNA:
CCCCAAAATGTTTCACATAATCAGGTTTTTCCCAGCTAAATGGATGCTTTTGGTCATAGGACACCCATGCTCACACAACAGCACAACACTCCTATATCCTATTTCCTCTTACCTGTCCTGTTCTCAGGTGACAGTAACATCCAGCTACAATAAATCCCTTGTACATGTGGCACTAATGCATCTCCACCTTTAGTGGAATTATCTCACCTCTCATGTACCACAATCACATAATTTTCTAAGCAGCTGCCACACTTTGCTAGCTCAAAAGGATAGGATTGACTCAATCTCAGACTGACTAACAAGTCAAGATTgtctttttgttcttatttatgACAGATAAATCCACTGATAACAAccagattttgttttgctgtttgctaAGTTCACAAAGCTGTGACAGTCCAACACATGTGGCTCAGTCCAGTTCTCTGGAAGTAGCAGTCAAACCCAGCCCCTGACCAACAGCACCTCCTCACAGATCACACCCACTCCTACAGTGGGGTCACTGGGGGAAACACTGCCAAGGAGTATTCTTGGTGAATTTGTGCATTCCCCTAGTAACCTGTATCCAGCCTGTTCGTAGTCCTCATCAGCTCGCTTGCAACCATTTCCTCACCTACTTAACAGCCCTTGTTCTAACCCCCAGTTTTTTCTAGTACACTTTACTGAAATGCAAGTACCTTCAGTCTTCAGCCTTTCCCTTATCTGAAAAAGCAGACACTTCAAAGCCCGATTTGGCAGTTTTCTTGAAAAACCTGTGTGAAGCTTTGATTCAACAGTTACAAAATTGCTTTAATTACGATTGACACTCTTTCCTTCAATGGATAAACTAGACTGATCCTTTTCCAGATACACTAATAATATGCATACTTCGTGACAATTACTGGGTTGGACCTTCATCTTTATGTGCCTCTTCTTTCCATAATCTGAGCTGGAAATAAACTGTTTTTACTAATATGAGCATGTTAAGCTCTGTGAGCATTCTGTGTTCAGATACAGTTATTTCCATTCTCACTCAATGATTCCTGTAAGTCAACCCACCTCTGACCTCCAGCACAGTACCAGCATCCCTATGAAAAGCAGAGGTATGTGATTTGGCAAAACCCCAGGCCACCTCTTCAGTTAATATTTAGCAGACCTACTTGttcttcatttctctctctctttcacatTTTACTTTACCGCgtaaataacaacaacaaaaatatctttatcCAATTGGTTTTTGGTTTCTTTAGCAAAGTTCAGCTCCATTTGGTAGTGCTTATGAGCTACCCATTGCTTTTTGTCTTCTTGATCAAGTTCTTAAAACCTCTTCGCTTATTCCTAAATTTTTTTTGAGCTACTTTGTTGGCTGAGCTGGACTGGGAACTTTAACTACCAATTTCTTCTCCTACAATAGGATTTTTTGTGATTTTGATTTAAAGAGGCtataaaaaaagcacttttaagGCATAGCTTGTTAAAgcatatctatatatatatgaatgaCAACAATGCTTGTTACACACAAAtcatacttttttaaaaaacagtattattAAGGTGTCATGCCTTCCATTTGCTAATAATAATTTGCTAATTGATAATCTTTGTCAGATTATCTAAGATTATCAGTTAAAACTCTAAAGTACTTGCAAACCCAAAATTTAACCAATGCTGAAAGTTTAACACAGCTAGAAAATGTGCTTACTCAGTTTGCACCTAGATAAAAGATCAGTCTTCTTAAGCTGATCTTCTAAAGAACTGCATCAGATACAAGCActacatgaaattaaaatattcctaGAAATGCAGGTGTAGTAAAAGCACATCAGCAAAAGCTACTAATGCATAAGGAATCATGGATGTCAGAGTAAAGTCCCAGCTATCAGTCTGACCTGCCTTAATACGGAACAATAATTTCACTAACTTCTGCATAGCAAAGGAATCAAACGTAAGTGTTATGGAAATTTTAATAGACATACAAATCACTAGAGACAGCCAGTACACTTTACGGGTTTTGAAAACTTATGTTTGAATGGGTCAGTCTCTTCAACATCtgaaaaggattattttaaagGGCATGGTAGTCAGTGGATGATGACTACCTGTTATCAAGGATCAGGCTCCTTTATAATAGATCAACCCACTCAAATTGGAAACTGAAAGCTCTGTCCTTGAAATGAGGGTTCGCTTCCAATAATAGCCAAAGATTTGTGAAGTGTCTAGCTCAAAGCCAAAAAAGCCCAGAGTTGTCTTTGAAAGTATCTTGCTCTGATATATCAAGGCATTAACTGGGAACCCTACACATTTCCAACCCattctctcttttgttttagGGGAGAAATGaccaacagcagcaaagaatgCAATTTTACTGATATCGACAGATTAGCAAAGACACTGCGGCTGGGGATCTCCATCCCCACCTTCATTCTTGGGCTGATTCTCAACACTCTGGCCCTCTCCgtgttctgctgcttttggaagAAACAGACGAGAACCTCAGTGTACATGATCAATCTCGCACTTGCAGAtgtcttgctgcttctctcacTCCCGCTCAAGGTGTACTACTCTATCACAGAGGCGCCGGGACTTTTGTGCTCATTCATAGAGTCCCTCTATTTTGTCAACACGTACGGCAGTATCTTCATCATTGTCTGCATTACTGTTGACAGATATATCTGCATAAGGCACCCATTTGAAAGTCGAGTTAACCAATCCCCCAAATGGGCTATCCTGATTTGCTGCTTCATCTGGGCAGTAgcttggctctgcagcagcccaaTGTACGTGTTTCACaagaaagattatttaaaatgcttttacaaCATGTCAGAACAGGCATGGAGCATCCCCCTCATTGTTTCTGTGGAAATTTTTGGATTTCTGATCCCGCTTGCAGTGATGGTTTTCTGCTCTGCCCAAAACATCTGGATTCTGCTGAATCACGAAAGCCAAgctaaaaagaaagcagacGGCAGTGGCTCTTCACGAGTCATTATCAACCTTGTGGTGTTTTTGGTGTGCTTCACACCCGTTCACCTTGGGATCTGCCTACAGTGCCTGGTAAGACAGCATGTGATAGTGGACTGTAGTCTGAAGCAAACCATCAGCCTCTTCATTCAGGTGGCAATGATATTAGCCAACCTGAACTGCTGCCTGGATGCCATCTTTTATTACTTTGCCGCAAAAGAATTTCGTGAGAAAACACACCTGAAAAAGGTTATTGAACTATGTCCTGTCTTTAAGCCTTGTGCCACATGATGGGACTGCCAGCAGTGGAAAAACACCTCTCCCTTGGCTCCCACTTGCCTCACAGGACACTGACAGCATTATTCCTGACACAGCAGTAGCATCACTTTGGCCGTAGCAGGGAGGGTGCAGGAGGGAGAAGACCAGTGTTTTTCCAGTGAATGTGAGTCTGttccatatttttcttccctttaaagatgaaaagggaaaaaatgttggaaaaaagAACCAGCATTAGCAAAGTGACGAAGTGACATCAAAAGAAGCATTAGACTTGACAGTATCTACTAAATGTGAAAGGCTTGCCAGAGGAAAACTACCCAGATCACTGGAATGCCACTTAAAATCAGCCTTTGTCATTGCTGCAccagttttccttttgccaATGTGATCAGAAAGCTGTTGCTAAGGGCCAAATATAGAAATAACTATTCAAAACCTTCTTTCTAACTCAGAAGAAATCTGAGCATTAAAAGGCAGTATCTGGCCAAAAGTCTGActctgttctttccttctgtaaatTTTACAAAAGGGCACTGTTGGAGCTCATTTGCTTTGAACAGCTTTGCCAGCCCAGGATAATAATGAATCCTCACTCCTGTAAGCTTTACACACTGGTCAAGGTTGCTACCCAGGACAGCAGCCCCTGCTCTTTCATGGAAGACAGGCTGCCCAGTGTACAACCCCAGCAGGGTATCTTAGGTACCAGCACTTCCTTGAGcaacaaacatttctgattaTCTTTGCTGAGGAATCAGCATGGTTTTCTCCtgcaattttaaaactgttcttgCACATGAAAACCAGAGGAACCCCTTCAAATACAGCATTTAGTGAAAGAGTGTATATGATGAACTGTATTTCTATATAACTGTATTTCAATCAAAGATATAACATGACACATGTATGAAATTCTTCTGCCTGTCTCCACATTCTTTCTGGGAGGAGGGGAATTAGGGAAGCAAGCCCTGCATCACAGAAAAATAGAGACCACCTGTCTGATACactcctccctcccagctggaAGACTGGACCAGCTTTGTCCACCTCATTCCTTAGAGAAGTCCTTCTAGCCTGTGCCGTACACCTCACAAAATGTGTCTGGGCATGCCTCAACCTTTCTCAGGCAAAACTCCTGGTTTGTCACCATCCTTACGCCATTTGCAAGTTTGGTTCTGAGTCTGCACTAAAGGTTTCCTTGTTGCAATTTAAGCCTGCCATTTCTTGTACCATTGTATTGGCATGGTTTATGTTCTTAGCCAGAAACACTTTCACACCAGGGAAACCatttctgtgccttttaaaaacagctgtaaaaatggTCTAACATTGCTTGTAATCAAGTCTTCGTTCTGGGGCAGATGTTCCCTTTCTTCAAAATGCGAAAAGCAATTATCTTCTGtctggaagaaattaaaaagggggacagttttgaaaacacaaTTTGCTGTTAACTGATTTCCATGGAAATAATTGATTGTGCAAGTGGACACCTGCACATATCTAATACTTGGCCTAATAAAGGAACACTTTAAAACTTGTTAGTACTAAAACTATGACCACAGCTG
This region includes:
- the GPR55 gene encoding G-protein coupled receptor 55 — protein: MTNSSKECNFTDIDRLAKTLRLGISIPTFILGLILNTLALSVFCCFWKKQTRTSVYMINLALADVLLLLSLPLKVYYSITEAPGLLCSFIESLYFVNTYGSIFIIVCITVDRYICIRHPFESRVNQSPKWAILICCFIWAVAWLCSSPMYVFHKKDYLKCFYNMSEQAWSIPLIVSVEIFGFLIPLAVMVFCSAQNIWILLNHESQAKKKADGSGSSRVIINLVVFLVCFTPVHLGICLQCLVRQHVIVDCSLKQTISLFIQVAMILANLNCCLDAIFYYFAAKEFREKTHLKKVIELCPVFKPCAT